The following proteins are co-located in the Primulina tabacum isolate GXHZ01 chromosome 11, ASM2559414v2, whole genome shotgun sequence genome:
- the LOC142519082 gene encoding uncharacterized protein LOC142519082 has protein sequence MRFSQSIGKDKKFRNKFKGKKKHKRLDAICEKTYNRSHQGVQNVDLNKLNDVEKELELRRSSRARRAPVLLDSSPRPPKKRQKVNDRGASSTESVRREFGLKYESPCSSSPNLDGRNGAWGSRLRFKGKWTSFSGSSRGESSLRGKRKLFDGFREAMEIRCNDKKVDIIDEKSTVVKSKRPGRIKASNVLANEELEICLADVEKDDIEYNRDEVFEGMNEGDRLHLEIKLQVRSDIGANNGNLASGLSEREVAAIQRESELGEGHNNVDIEIRAENMGIKNLACDIVPEQQDIDEAASHRANGDGFHDKPPDDETYENLNRKDNALDDVDRKPRIKLGRRCGLCGGGTDGKPPKLLVLDGMGSDNETYSGSSASDEYNYDVWDGFGDEFGWLGRLLGPINNRFGIAGIWVHQQCAVWSPEVYFAGLGCLKNVRAALYRGRMLKCNRCKRPGATIGCRVDRCPKTYHLPCARAKGCIFDHRKFLIACTDHRHLFQPHGIQNERRLNKMKAKKMRLEVRKMSNDAHRKDIEVEEKWLENCGEDEEFLKRESKRLHRDLRRMAPVYIGGNNFEKRETQFQGWESVAGLQHVVQCMKEVVILPLLYPEYFKNLGLTPPRGVLLHGYPGTGKTLVVRALVGSCAQGDKRIAYFARKGADCLGKYVGDAERQLRLLFQVAEKSQPSIIFFDEIDGLAPCRSKRQDQTHSSVVSTLLALMDGLMCRGSVIVIGATNRPEAVDPALRRPGRFDREIYFPLPLMKDREAILSLHTRNWPKPIGGSLLKWVAKQTVGFAGADLQALCTQAAIVALKRSFPLQEVLSAAETSASQGKFPPIPSILVEERDWLQAFSCAPPPCSQREGGTVVNNVVSSPLDIHLAPCLLQPLTRLLVLLNLDEHIWLPLPLNKASTLVKNVIVSALDRRRVQGDNWWSHVDDLLQEVDVIDEIMKNLSLANVLVGENTIYSSDVTEDDTNETYSAFYPPDLQNVGSHTVLRRNMSYTTYNKSGFHMLISGNPRSGQRHLASCLLHCFVGNVDIWKVDLPSISQEGHGDMVHGLTRILMRCAGTNLCMIYMPRINLWAIDLCNEAREGNYDLSSMEPRSPENSSSEGKSEIDMERDVCPVKVSYLWTLFIKQVESVCVNTSLIILATSELPLSLLPHRVRLFFMSDVASILGPLDHKVPHFSVQLDGMFDHDKAVNTFVARLSKDMVQHFLVSIYGRYHSRRNSLDEKTYDMVDSVVDRACDGKFGPVQSLSPVPLTNTSIKGKSSLLLAISLVGYQILCYPHFAELCWVTSKLKEGPHANMNGPWKNWPFNSCILRPINSTEKAVAASGSSNIRSKESGLIRGLVAIGLSAYRGEYTSLREVCYDVRKVLEILVERIDDKVKAGKDRTQFIRLLSQVAYLEDMIFSWAYAIRSLEVDPCVSAATAKVCAGSLDSDDVCKHGTSQGDGFGLEVCDRIMHGPKLLEESLQDVTATEGGPADTARVNDDLLNAVDGVEDFRKVPPQQVVLDHPSHYESSLPPNDINLECPEAEIARDETEFGGTAESFELSNGFAENRCHILVDGQCESGEKHGFEFSSANATNLASDLSSTKVHILYKDTSLKHTYFTNGSVTCFYQCCPDCIVNLQNLLLKNINIEWQQKGSDTALEDVHDFLSTLSANLHLTLSKLSKGELSCAGRTPDTKYEKQLQCNKCRETLLPECKSLERKLMMNCGCHAKTEKVARTDHSRISSGLNFSFVFRDGVLVSLDEGIDASYHCKFEQLCLCFLIEWLVTSKQEAF, from the exons ATGCGATTTTCGCAGTCTATTGGGAAGGACAAGAAATTTAGGAACAAGTTTAAGGGTAAGAAAAAGCACAAGAGATTGGACGCAATCTGTGAAAAAACTTACAATAGGAGTCACCAAGGGGTTCAAAATGTTGATTTGAATAAGCTTAATGACGTAGAGAAGGAATTGGAACTCCGAAGGAGCAGTAGAGCTCGGAGAGCTCCTGTATTACTGGATTCATCGCCTCGGCCTCCAAAAAAGAGGCAAAAGGTTAATGATCGTGGTGCTAGTAGTACTGAAAGTGTCAGAAGAGAATTCGGGCTGAAGTATGAATCACCTTGCTCTAGTTCTCCGAATTTGGATGGACGGAATGGTGCTTGGGGGTCAAGATTGAGATTCAAGGGAAAATGGACAAGTTTTTCTGGGAGTTCAAGAGGGGAGTCTTCTTTGAGAGGTAAAAGAAAACTATTTGATGGATTTAGAGAAGCCATGGAAATTCGATGTAATGATAAGAAAGTTGATATAATAGATGAAAAATCGACAGTTGTCAAGTCAAAAAGGCCAGGACGAATTAAAGCTTCCAATGTTTTGGCAAATGAGGAACTGGAGATCTGTTTGGCAGATGTTGAAAAGGATGATATAGAATACAATAGGGATGAGGTGTTTGAAGGGATGAATGAGGGTGACAGGTTACACCTGGAAATCAAGTTGCAAGTCAGAAGTGACATTGGAGCAAACAATGGTAATCTGGCTTCAGGTTTGAGTGAGAGAGAAGTGGCTGCCATTCAAAGGGAATCAGAATTGGGAGAAGGTCACAACAATGTTGACATTGAGATCAGGGCTGAAAATATGGGGATTAAAAACCTAGCATGTGATATTGTTCCTGAACAACAAGACATCGATGAAGCTGCAAGTCACCGAGCAAATGGTGATGGATTTCATGATAAACCTCCAGACGATGAGACATATGAAAACTTAAATAGAAAAGACAATGCTTTAGATGACGTGGATAGAAAACCAAGAATTAAACTAGGGAGACGCTGTGGTTTATGCGGGGGAGGTACTGATGGCAAGCCTCCAAAATTACTTGTGCTGGATGGGATGGGCAGTGACAATGAGACATATAGCGGGTCATCTGCTTCAGATGAATATAATTATGATGTATGGGATGGATTTGGTGATGAATTTGGATGGCTCGGACGGCTTTTGGGTCCTATCAATAATCGTTTTGGCATAGCAGGAATTTGGGTTCATCAGCAATGTGCTGTATGGAGTCCGGAG GTTTATTTTGCTGGTTTGGGCTGCCTGAAAAATGTTAGGGCTGCCCTTTACCGGGGAAGGATGCTGAAATGCAATCGCTGTAAGAGACCTGGAGCTACAATAGGGTGTCGTGTTGATCGATGTCCTAAAACCTACCACCTT CCATGTGCACGAGCCAAAGGTTGCATCTTTGACCATCGCAAGTTTCTCATAGCCTGCACTGATCATCGGCATCTCTTTCAACCTCATGGAATACAGAATGAACGTAGGTTGAACAAAATGAAGGCGAAAAAAATGAGGTTGGAAGTGCGAAAAATGTCAAATGATGCACATCGAAAGGATATTGAAGTGGAAGAAAAGTGGTTAGAGAACTGTGGGGAGGATGAAGAGTTTCTGAAACGAGAAAGCAAGAGGCTTCATCGAGATTTACGGAGAATGGCACCTGTTTACATTGGAGGTAACAACTTTGAAAAAAGAGAGACCCAATTTCAGGGTTGGGAATCTGTTGCTGGGCTGCAGCATGTCGTCCAGTGCATGAAAGAGGTTGTCATTTTACCACTGTTATACCCagagtattttaaaaatctaggtCTTACACCTCCAAGGGGAGTTCTGTTGCATGGATATCCTGGAACAGGTAAGACATTAGTTGTGCGTGCACTGGTTGGTTCCTGTGCTCAAGGGGACAAAAGGATTGCGTATTTTGCACGCAAAGGTGCAGACTGTCTTGGAAAATATGTTGGTGATGCTGAGCGTCAGCTAAGACTTTTGTTTCAAGTAGCTGAGAAATCTCAACCTTCTATAATTTTTTTCGACGAGATAGATGGTTTAGCCCCTTGCCGCTCTAAACGGCAAGATCAAACACATAGTTCGGTTGTATCCACTCTGTTGGCCTTGATGGATGGCTTAATGTGCCGAGGTTCAGTTATTGTAATTGGAGCTACTAATCGTCCCGAAGCAGTTGATCCTGCCTTAAGGAGGCCTGGAAGATTTGATAGAGAGATTTATTTCCCACTGCCTTTGATGAAGGACAGAGAAGCTATTCTGTCTTTGCACACTCGGAATTGGCCGAAGCCAATTGGTGGATCATTGCTGAAGTGGGTAGCAAAGCAAACTGTGGGATTTGCTGGTGCTGATCTGCAGGCTCTTTGTACGCAAGCTGCTATAGTTGCTTTAAAGAGGAGCTTCCCCTTGCAAGAGGTTCTCTCAGCTGCTGAAACTAGTGCATCTCAGGGTAAGTTTCCTCCCATTCCTTCCATTTTGGTCGAGGAGAGAGATTGGTTGCAAGCTTTTTCGTGCGCACCACCTCCATGTTCTCAAAGAGAAGGTGGAACTGTTGTAAACAATGTGGTTTCTTCACCCCTGGACATCCATCTAGCTCCTTGTCTTCTGCAACCACTGACGAGATTGCTAGTTCTCCTGAATCTAGATGAACACATCTGGTTGCCGCTGCCTCTCAACAAGGCTTCTACATTGGTTAAAAATGTGATTGTTTCTGCTTTGGACAGGCGGAGAGTGCAGGGCGATAATTGGTGGTCACATGTCGATGATTTGCTTCAAGAAGTGGATGTAATAGATGagattatgaaaaatttatccCTTGCAAATGTTCTGGTCGGAGAAAATACGATTTACAGTTCTGATGTTACAGAGGACGATACTAATGAGACTTATAGTGCATTTTACCCTCCCGACCTTCAGAACGTTGGTTCTCACACTGTGCTTCGAAGAAATATGTCTTACACAACATACAATAAATCCGGATTTCACATGCTGATTTCTGGAAATCCGAGATCTGGCCAGAGGCATCTTGCATCTTGTCTCCTTCACTGTTTTGTTGGCAATGTTGATATTTGGAAAGTGGACTTGCCTAGTATCTCTCAAGAAGGTCATGGAGACATGGTCCATGGGTTGACACGAATACTGA TGAGATGCGCTGGTACAAATTTGTGTATGATATATATGCCAAGAATCAATTTGTGGGCTATCGATTTGTGTAATGAAGCCAGAGAAGGCAACTATGATTTATCTTCAATGGAACCTCGATCCCCTGAAAATTCATCTTCGGAGGGGAAAAGTGAAATCGACATGGAACGTGACGTGTGTCCTGTTAAAGTCTCATATCTTTGGACCTTATTCATCAAGCAGGTGGAATCTGTGTGTGTAAATACATCCTTGATAATTCTG GCCACGTCGGAATTGCCACTATCATTATTGCCTCATAGAGTTAGGCTGTTTTTTATGAGTGATGTTGCAAGTATCTTGGGTCCTCTGGACCATAAGGTGCCGCATTTCTCTGTGCAGCTTGACGGGATGTTTGATCATGATAAGGCGGTTAATACATTTGTTGCCAGATTGTCAAAGGATATGGTGCAGCACTTCCTTGTCTCAATTTATGGTAGATATCACTCTCGTAGGAACTCATTGGATGAGAAAACTTATGATATGGTTGACAGTGTTGTGGATAGAGCTTGTGATGGTAAATTCGGTCCGGTCCAGTCCCTCAGTCCAGTTCCATTGACAAATACAAGTATTAAAGGAAAATCAAGCTTGCTGTTAGCAATCTCACTTGTAGGCTATCAGATTTTATGCTATCCTCATTTTGCTGAACTTTGTTGGGTCACATCCAAGCTGAAAGAAGGTCCTCATGCCAACATGAATGGACCATGGAAAAACTGGCCCTTCAATTCTTGCATTCTTCGTCCAATCAATTCGACGGAGAAGGCAGTGGCTGCCTCTGGTTCCAGCAATATCAGAAGTAAAGAATCTGGTTTAATTAGAGGACTTGTTGCTATTGGTTTATCAGCATATAGAGGTGAATACACCTCTCTCAGGGAAGTCTGCTATGATGTTCGGAAAGTTCTAGAAATTCTTGTTGAAAGAATTGATGATAAAGTTAAAGCTGGAAAAGACAGAACCCAGTTTATTCGTCTCCTATCACAGGTTGCTTATCTCGAAGACATGATTTTCAGTTGGGCATATGCCATACGCAG TTTGGAGGTGGATCCTTGTGTTTCAGCGGCAACCGCCAAAGTTTGCGCGGGATCCTTGGATAGTGATGATGTCTGCAAGCATGGTACTTCTCAAGGTGATGGCTTTGGTCTAGAAGTTTGTGACAGAATCATGCATGGACCAAAACTACTTGAAGAAAGTCTGCAGGACGTTACTGCTACAGAAGGTGGACCTGCTGATACAGCTAGAGTTAATGATGATCTGTTAAATGCTGTTGATGGAGTGGAGGATTTCAGAAAAGTTCCTCCCCAGCAAGTTGTCCTGGATCATCCTTCCCATTATGAAAGCAGTTTGCCACCAAATGATATTAATTTAGAGTGTCCAGAGGCTGAAATTGCCAGAGATGAGACAGAATTTGGAGGGACTGCTGAATCGTTCGAACTTTCCAATGGTTTTGCAGAGAATCGCTGTCATATCCTTGTAGATGGTCAATGTGAATCCGGTGAAAAGCATGGTTTTGAGTTTTCTTCTGCAAATGCCACTAACCTGGCTAGTGATCTGTCATCGACTAAAGTTCATATCTTATACAAAGATACGTCTTTGAAGCATACCTATTTCACCAATGGTTCTGTCACGTGCTTTTACCAATGTTGTCCTGACTGCATTGTCAACCTCCAGAATCTATTGCTGAAAAATATAAACATCGAA